The Paeniglutamicibacter sulfureus genome includes a region encoding these proteins:
- a CDS encoding APC family permease — MSRETTTETRPAQDAASGLGNKGLSKGTVGVLGAVVIGISSIAPAYTLTAALGPTVAEVGTQLPAIFIAGFLPMLLVALGYRELNSAMPDSGTSFTWATRAFGPWIGWMGGWGLVAATIIVLSNLAAVAVDFFYILLAQLTGNDAIAELTTNLWVNIPTTLVFIAAACWISYRGMQTTKAFQYWLVAFQLIVLAWFAIAAFGHVKNGTAFDPTPISLDWFNPLAVESFGAFAAGISLSIFIFWGWDVTLTMNEETKNPAKVPGRAATITVLVIMGIYMVISLAVIAYAGIGETGLGAGNPENQESIFAVLAGPVMGPFAILMSLAILSSSAASLQSTLVSPARTLLAMGYYKALPETFGKISPRFMSPSVATVTAGAAAAGFYVITRLLSENALWDTITALGLMICFYYGVTALACVWYFRREAFDSARNFFFRFLAPLLGGVILLVMFVSTARDSMDPNYGSGSNIGGLGMVFILGVGVLLLGVAIMFWMRVRSPGFFKGETLKRLR, encoded by the coding sequence ATGAGTCGTGAAACAACGACCGAAACCCGTCCCGCGCAGGATGCCGCATCGGGCCTGGGCAACAAGGGACTGTCAAAGGGCACCGTCGGGGTGCTCGGCGCCGTGGTCATCGGGATTTCGTCCATTGCCCCCGCCTACACGTTGACCGCGGCACTGGGGCCCACGGTCGCCGAGGTGGGCACTCAGCTCCCGGCCATCTTCATCGCAGGATTCCTGCCCATGCTCCTGGTGGCTCTGGGATACCGCGAGCTCAACAGCGCCATGCCCGACTCGGGCACCTCGTTCACCTGGGCGACCCGCGCGTTCGGACCCTGGATCGGCTGGATGGGTGGCTGGGGCCTGGTCGCCGCCACCATCATCGTGCTCTCCAACCTGGCGGCCGTCGCGGTTGACTTCTTCTACATCCTTCTCGCCCAGCTCACCGGCAACGACGCCATCGCCGAGCTGACGACGAACCTGTGGGTCAACATCCCAACGACCCTGGTGTTCATCGCCGCCGCGTGCTGGATTTCCTATCGCGGCATGCAGACCACCAAGGCCTTCCAGTACTGGCTGGTCGCCTTCCAGCTCATCGTGTTGGCCTGGTTCGCGATCGCCGCCTTCGGCCACGTGAAAAACGGCACGGCCTTCGACCCGACACCCATCTCACTGGACTGGTTCAACCCCCTGGCGGTGGAATCCTTCGGGGCCTTCGCGGCCGGCATCTCCCTGTCGATCTTCATCTTCTGGGGCTGGGACGTCACCCTCACCATGAACGAGGAGACCAAGAACCCCGCCAAGGTGCCGGGCCGCGCCGCGACGATCACGGTGCTTGTCATCATGGGCATCTACATGGTCATCTCCCTTGCGGTCATCGCCTATGCGGGTATCGGCGAGACCGGGCTCGGCGCCGGCAACCCGGAGAACCAGGAATCGATCTTCGCCGTCCTGGCCGGACCCGTCATGGGACCGTTTGCGATCCTGATGTCCCTGGCCATCCTTTCCTCCTCGGCCGCTTCCCTTCAATCGACCCTGGTGTCCCCGGCCCGCACCCTGCTGGCCATGGGCTACTACAAGGCACTGCCGGAAACCTTCGGCAAGATTTCCCCGCGCTTCATGTCCCCGTCGGTGGCGACCGTCACCGCCGGCGCGGCCGCCGCCGGCTTCTACGTCATCACCCGCCTGCTCAGTGAAAACGCGCTGTGGGACACCATCACCGCCCTGGGCCTGATGATCTGCTTCTACTACGGCGTCACCGCGCTCGCCTGCGTCTGGTACTTCCGCCGCGAGGCCTTCGACTCGGCGCGCAACTTCTTCTTCAGGTTCCTGGCCCCGCTGCTGGGCGGGGTGATCCTGCTGGTGATGTTCGTGAGCACCGCGCGCGACTCGATGGACCCGAACTACGGTTCGGGTTCCAACATCGGCGGCCTGGGCATGGTGTTCATCCTGGGAGTGGGCGTGCTGCTGCTGGGCGTGGCCATCATGTTCTGGATGCGCGTGCGCAGCCCGGGATTCTTCAAGGGGGAAA